A single Marinitoga aeolica DNA region contains:
- a CDS encoding CHASE2 domain-containing protein, whose translation MKIFKFKLKIIHILFILFLSIYLITYLFNNPWIEIFELKTLDLRYRIRGEKKINSKVVIIAIDENSLINMSTQFNDEWPWNREHYARMIAKLFKLGIKTIGFDVSFTTPSESNIMSNGKSKDDVLLSAILRKYNKVVLGTYLTVKKQNFEEYNDKFKEELEKNRFYLKYSFKLKNPEYLPLFFPLTAYKIIPPIPEFSSLAPASTYEIGQLDPDGVARSLPLIFKENWAAEKGYSTGLFPHMDLILYAFYKDYDVNKFIFDPKNYSIEVNGETIKTDKNGFYLLNFYGKGSDIFDTISFYDLVYTNKYDNYDFKGKVAILGYSATAKGLYDLRITPFSNDEPGVYLHATAVQNLINKDKIQRINFFYSVIILFSLLFLSLLFSMFKKVSIKIFSFSIPTLYIFISYFLFKNNIWVDTFYPVVSTLIIPVVDTVQSVLKESKEKKKIKSFFFKYVPDFVAQKLLDQGKTELGGEKKEVVIIMSDIVGFTEKSEKLSPEEVVRFLNYYLSEMADIIRNKYYGTIDKFIGDLIMAIFGAPIEFGDEVDRAISCALDMRKKLKEINIKLKEMGFDFEVNAGIGMHYGEVIIGNIGADFRMDYTCIGDTVNTTSRIEHLTRDLNQWLIVTEEIVKRAKKFNFEYIGDFKVKGKKLPLKLYAIKEGDLNE comes from the coding sequence ATGAAAATTTTTAAATTTAAACTAAAAATAATACATATACTTTTTATTCTATTTCTTTCTATTTATTTAATAACTTACTTATTTAACAATCCCTGGATTGAAATTTTTGAATTGAAAACACTGGATCTAAGATATAGAATAAGAGGAGAAAAAAAGATAAATTCCAAAGTCGTTATTATTGCTATAGATGAAAATTCATTAATAAATATGTCTACACAATTTAATGATGAATGGCCGTGGAATAGAGAACATTATGCAAGAATGATTGCAAAATTATTTAAATTAGGTATTAAAACTATCGGGTTTGATGTTTCTTTCACAACACCATCAGAAAGTAATATTATGAGTAATGGAAAATCAAAAGATGATGTGTTATTATCTGCAATTCTAAGAAAATATAATAAAGTTGTATTGGGAACATATTTAACTGTAAAAAAACAAAATTTCGAAGAATATAATGATAAATTTAAGGAAGAATTAGAAAAAAACAGATTTTATTTGAAATATTCCTTCAAATTAAAAAACCCAGAATATTTGCCTTTATTCTTTCCATTAACTGCATATAAAATAATACCTCCAATCCCGGAATTTTCATCATTGGCTCCAGCATCCACATATGAAATTGGACAGCTAGATCCAGATGGAGTAGCCAGAAGCTTACCTTTAATATTTAAAGAGAACTGGGCTGCAGAAAAAGGATATAGTACAGGTTTATTTCCACATATGGATCTTATTTTATATGCTTTTTATAAAGATTATGATGTAAATAAATTTATTTTTGATCCAAAAAATTATTCAATAGAAGTTAATGGTGAAACTATAAAAACAGATAAAAATGGATTTTATTTGTTAAACTTTTACGGGAAGGGATCGGACATATTTGATACTATATCTTTTTATGATTTAGTCTATACAAATAAATATGATAATTACGACTTTAAAGGGAAGGTTGCAATTCTAGGGTATTCAGCTACTGCAAAAGGACTGTATGATTTACGAATAACTCCTTTTTCAAATGATGAACCAGGTGTTTATTTGCATGCTACTGCTGTGCAAAATTTAATAAACAAAGATAAAATTCAAAGAATTAACTTTTTTTATAGTGTAATTATATTATTTTCATTGCTCTTTTTATCTTTATTATTTTCTATGTTTAAAAAAGTTTCCATAAAAATCTTTTCATTTTCAATACCTACATTATATATTTTCATCTCTTATTTTTTATTCAAAAATAATATATGGGTTGATACTTTTTATCCTGTTGTTTCAACACTAATAATCCCAGTTGTAGATACTGTTCAATCTGTATTAAAAGAATCTAAAGAAAAAAAGAAAATAAAATCGTTCTTTTTTAAATATGTGCCGGATTTTGTAGCCCAAAAACTTCTTGATCAGGGTAAAACAGAGCTTGGTGGTGAAAAAAAAGAAGTCGTTATTATAATGTCTGATATAGTTGGATTTACTGAAAAATCTGAAAAGCTTTCTCCAGAAGAGGTAGTAAGGTTTTTGAATTATTACTTATCTGAAATGGCTGATATTATAAGAAATAAATACTATGGTACAATAGATAAATTTATAGGAGATTTAATAATGGCCATTTTTGGTGCCCCTATAGAATTTGGAGATGAGGTTGATAGAGCTATTTCCTGTGCTTTAGATATGCGAAAAAAACTCAAAGAAATAAACATAAAATTAAAAGAAATGGGTTTTGATTTTGAAGTAAATGCTGGAATTGGAATGCATTATGGTGAAGTTATTATAGGTAATATTGGTGCAGATTTTAGAATGGACTACACATGTATAGGAGATACGGTAAATACCACTTCAAGAATTGAACATTTAACTCGTGATTTAAATCAATGGTTAATCGTAACCGAAGAAATTGTGAAAAGAGCTAAAAAATTTAACTTCGAATATATAGGGGATTTTAAAGTTAAAGGGAAAAAATTACCTTTGAAATTATATGCTATCAAGGAAGGAGATCTTAATGAATAA